One window of the Shewanella khirikhana genome contains the following:
- a CDS encoding SO_0444 family Cu/Zn efflux transporter, whose translation MLLNNFLHLFLESAPWLLLGLFLAGMLKMFVPMEWMQRQLGGHGFKATVKAALLGAPLPLCSCGVIPAAVGLRRSGASKAATTSFLVSTPETGVDSVTVSYVLLGPFMAIIRPIAAVTSAIVAGLLVGRDEDEPDNRSQSTEASSETQFEKPSDKPVARPAMSFKPVAADSPLMTPTGAKLAGAPAVSFKPVTEKTAAKTGASCCSGKAEAEPKPEPIQGSCCTPKAVAASCCDAKPAADKASCCSPKAAVPEAQSCCASSSSASMVKSADAGCCGSTQQHAHPADKPASVIERVWDGLVYASTDLVRDTAIWLLIGLFFAALVQTYVPADFLAQWGNGILAMLVMVLVSIPMYICATASTPIAAGLLLAGVSPGAVLVFMMAGPATNIATLGVVTKELGKRALFGYLGGVLGVALVFGVLVNYLVATFGFEVAPQIGEEHAMLPDWLVASSGLLLAFLMGRVLWQKLPRKQKTGSCCS comes from the coding sequence ATGTTGTTGAACAACTTTCTTCATTTATTTTTGGAATCCGCCCCCTGGCTGCTGCTCGGGCTGTTTTTGGCCGGTATGCTGAAAATGTTTGTGCCCATGGAGTGGATGCAAAGGCAGCTCGGTGGTCACGGCTTTAAGGCAACTGTTAAGGCGGCGCTGCTGGGTGCGCCCCTGCCACTGTGCTCCTGCGGGGTAATTCCGGCGGCAGTGGGCCTTCGGCGCAGCGGCGCCTCCAAGGCGGCCACCACCTCGTTTTTGGTGTCTACCCCTGAGACTGGCGTCGACTCAGTGACCGTCTCCTATGTGTTGCTTGGGCCCTTTATGGCCATCATCCGCCCCATCGCTGCTGTGACCAGCGCCATTGTGGCAGGGCTGCTGGTTGGCCGTGATGAGGATGAGCCGGATAACAGATCCCAATCCACAGAAGCATCGTCTGAAACGCAGTTTGAGAAGCCTTCTGATAAGCCAGTGGCCAGGCCAGCCATGAGCTTCAAACCGGTTGCGGCAGACAGCCCACTGATGACCCCAACCGGCGCCAAGCTGGCTGGGGCGCCGGCGGTGAGTTTCAAACCAGTTACCGAAAAAACAGCGGCAAAGACTGGCGCCAGCTGCTGCTCCGGCAAAGCCGAAGCTGAGCCCAAGCCCGAACCCATACAGGGATCCTGCTGCACGCCAAAGGCGGTTGCGGCTTCTTGTTGCGACGCCAAGCCCGCCGCTGATAAGGCCTCCTGTTGCAGCCCCAAGGCCGCAGTGCCCGAGGCACAAAGCTGCTGCGCGTCTTCATCATCCGCGTCCATGGTCAAATCTGCTGATGCTGGCTGCTGTGGCAGCACGCAACAGCATGCTCACCCGGCGGATAAGCCTGCCTCTGTGATAGAGCGAGTTTGGGATGGGCTGGTGTATGCCTCAACCGACCTGGTGCGCGATACCGCCATCTGGCTGCTGATTGGTCTTTTCTTCGCTGCTTTGGTGCAAACCTATGTGCCGGCAGACTTTTTGGCTCAATGGGGTAACGGCATTCTCGCCATGTTGGTGATGGTGCTGGTGTCTATTCCCATGTATATCTGCGCCACGGCGTCGACCCCGATTGCGGCAGGATTGCTGCTGGCCGGTGTGTCTCCCGGCGCTGTGCTGGTGTTTATGATGGCAGGCCCAGCCACCAATATCGCAACCCTGGGGGTGGTGACCAAGGAACTGGGTAAGCGGGCGCTGTTTGGCTACCTGGGTGGTGTGCTGGGTGTGGCCCTGGTGTTTGGTGTGCTGGTGAACTATCTGGTGGCGACCTTTGGCTTTGAGGTGGCGCCGCAGATTGGTGAGGAGCATGCCATGCTGCCAGACTGGCTGGTGGCCTCATCCGGGCTGCTGCTCGCCTTCCTGATGGGCCGGGTGCTGTGGCAAAAACTGCCCCGCAAGCAAAAAACCGGCAGCTGTTGCAGCTAG
- a CDS encoding carboxymuconolactone decarboxylase family protein codes for MPLVSPLPADSNPEVAEMAKFFNETLGFCPNSVLTMMRRPRIAKAFIELNMAVMENKGRLTSAQKRLIAYVSSNITGCRYCQAHTIRAAERYGADAEQLEHVWEYKTHSAFSEAERAALDFAVAASVVPNEVDAELNARLHQYWEEDEIVEMLGVIALFGYLNRWNDSMGTTLETGAIESGEKLLGHRGWNTGKHK; via the coding sequence ATGCCGCTGGTTAGCCCCCTGCCTGCCGATTCCAACCCCGAAGTGGCCGAAATGGCCAAGTTCTTTAACGAAACCTTGGGATTTTGTCCCAATAGCGTGCTGACCATGATGCGCCGCCCCCGCATCGCCAAGGCCTTTATCGAACTGAACATGGCTGTAATGGAAAACAAGGGTCGCCTGACCAGCGCCCAGAAGCGCCTCATCGCCTATGTATCCAGCAATATCACCGGCTGTCGCTACTGCCAGGCACACACTATCCGCGCCGCCGAGCGATACGGCGCCGACGCTGAGCAGCTGGAGCATGTGTGGGAATACAAGACCCACAGCGCATTCAGTGAGGCCGAACGGGCAGCCCTGGACTTTGCCGTGGCGGCCTCAGTTGTGCCCAATGAAGTGGATGCCGAGCTGAATGCCAGACTGCATCAGTATTGGGAAGAAGATGAGATAGTCGAGATGCTGGGGGTTATCGCCCTGTTTGGCTACCTCAACCGCTGGAACGATTCCATGGGCACCACCCTGGAAACCGGCGCCATCGAGTCCGGTGAAAAGCTTCTTGGCCACCGCGGCTGGAATACCGGCAAGCACAAATAA
- a CDS encoding PLP-dependent aminotransferase family protein has translation MKKYQQVAEAIARQIREGRYGLGERLPSVREVCGRFGISMSTAQAAFRLLEDQALAQARPGAGFYVSFRGTPQVPGEGPARYEVHNRMLQVLSWCAQPGITDLGTAVLSPGLLPRAALSKLLARQARFEMATVLQPLFSGGHPPLRREIAKRLILQGIELGESEVLVTGGCQDAISLALSAIAHAGDTIAVESPCFPGLLQVIESLGMKVLEIPCSPGQGLSVEALQLALARWQVAALVLCPDFSNPTGSQMPLANRQRLLALAGEHDLAIIEDDLFSELQEPGKGIPALKALDTDGRVIYCSSVAKSLGSGLRLGWLCGGRYHGDIAKLKAFRNVSEPLIIQALVAEFMASGGYGRHLGSLGKRLQLNLKKLRGWVEQAFPGQTQIGRPEGGFVLWVSLPGIDSGRLLSLAVAEGVAFFPGDVFSGAGQYNHCLRLSGAFDDDDKTQKAVAVLGRLAHSLL, from the coding sequence ATGAAAAAATATCAGCAAGTCGCCGAGGCTATCGCCAGGCAGATCCGCGAAGGCCGTTATGGCCTGGGCGAGCGTTTGCCTTCGGTTCGGGAGGTGTGCGGCCGTTTTGGCATCAGTATGTCTACTGCGCAGGCCGCGTTTCGGCTGTTGGAAGATCAGGCGCTGGCACAGGCGCGGCCGGGCGCCGGTTTTTATGTGAGTTTTCGCGGCACGCCGCAGGTACCTGGGGAGGGGCCGGCCAGGTATGAGGTGCATAACCGCATGCTGCAGGTGCTGTCCTGGTGTGCCCAGCCTGGCATCACAGATTTGGGTACCGCGGTCCTGTCTCCCGGGCTGTTGCCCAGAGCGGCTCTGTCGAAGCTGCTGGCTCGTCAGGCACGCTTTGAGATGGCAACCGTGCTGCAACCGCTTTTCAGTGGTGGCCATCCACCGCTGAGGCGTGAAATTGCCAAGCGGCTGATATTGCAAGGGATTGAGCTTGGTGAAAGCGAGGTGCTTGTTACCGGTGGCTGTCAGGATGCCATTTCACTTGCCCTCAGTGCCATTGCCCACGCGGGCGACACCATTGCGGTGGAAAGCCCCTGTTTTCCCGGGCTGCTGCAGGTGATTGAATCATTGGGTATGAAGGTGCTGGAAATTCCCTGCTCGCCCGGACAGGGGCTCAGTGTGGAGGCGCTGCAACTGGCGCTGGCACGTTGGCAGGTGGCGGCTCTGGTGCTTTGCCCGGATTTTTCCAATCCCACCGGTAGCCAAATGCCGCTGGCCAATCGGCAACGCTTGCTGGCGCTGGCTGGAGAGCACGATCTGGCGATTATCGAGGATGACCTGTTTTCTGAGTTGCAGGAGCCGGGCAAAGGCATCCCGGCGCTGAAGGCGCTCGATACTGACGGGCGGGTTATCTACTGCTCATCGGTGGCAAAGTCGCTGGGTTCTGGGCTCAGGCTCGGTTGGCTGTGCGGCGGCCGTTATCATGGCGATATCGCCAAATTGAAGGCATTTCGGAATGTATCTGAGCCTTTGATTATTCAGGCATTGGTGGCGGAGTTCATGGCCAGTGGTGGCTATGGCAGGCACCTTGGAAGCCTTGGAAAACGGCTGCAACTGAATCTGAAAAAACTGCGCGGCTGGGTGGAGCAGGCCTTTCCGGGTCAGACTCAAATCGGTCGGCCAGAGGGGGGCTTTGTGCTCTGGGTAAGCTTGCCCGGCATAGACTCGGGGCGGCTATTGTCCCTCGCGGTTGCCGAAGGGGTGGCCTTCTTCCCGGGGGATGTGTTTTCCGGGGCGGGGCAATACAACCACTGCCTGCGTTTAAGTGGTGCCTTCGACGATGACGACAAGACCCAAAAAGCCGTGGCAGTGCTTGGTCGGCTTGCTCATAGTTTGTTGTAA
- a CDS encoding S9 family peptidase: MKKTMLALSLSALAVMGCQSTSNESATAPTASQSGAEALGPMAKPRLLAHPRYDAKTFYDTTSYTGSSISADGRSVLVGSDESGIYNLYRLSLADGSKIQLTNFEDSTYPERWFPADDRVLFSKDQGGNELDHVYVRELDGSIRDLTPGDNTRASFAGFTEDGKSFFILTNERDPKFMDLYRYDASSYERTRVFQNDQGFSLGDIDKSGRFVALNKSVSNKDSDIYLLDLRSRSLKPVMVSEPDLEASEGVKSFSPDGRTLYYSSNAKSEFDEVWAYDIASGKRTKVASEDWDILYYGFSESGRYQAMAVNADARTEVSITDTQTGKALALPPLPAGDIRGVSFSKDDKTMVFYLNSDISPSDLYVWRVGEPSVKRLTNALSADIDRNSLVASKVVRYKSFDGLEVPGLLYQPKLAHGAKPAPAILWVHGGPGGQSRSGYSPTIQHLVNHGYTVFAVNNRGSSGYGKTFFHLDDKNHGEGDLQDMVWAKKYLQSLDWVDNDRIGIVGGSYGGFMVAAALAFTPEEFKVGIDIFGVTNWVRTLNSIPPWWESFRKSLYDEMGDPATDGERHKAISPLFHASNIVRPLMVIQGANDPRVLQVESDELVEKVRANGVPVEYVLFDDEGHGFTKKANRIAASEAYLKFLDTYLKP; this comes from the coding sequence ATGAAAAAAACCATGCTGGCACTAAGCCTGTCTGCCTTGGCAGTCATGGGGTGCCAATCCACATCAAATGAATCGGCCACAGCGCCAACGGCCAGCCAAAGTGGCGCCGAAGCCCTGGGCCCCATGGCCAAGCCACGTTTGTTGGCGCATCCCCGCTATGACGCCAAAACCTTCTACGACACCACCTCTTACACGGGCTCGAGCATCAGTGCCGATGGCCGTTCTGTGCTGGTGGGCTCTGACGAGTCGGGCATTTATAACCTGTATCGACTGAGTCTGGCTGATGGCAGCAAGATACAGCTGACCAATTTCGAAGACAGTACCTACCCCGAGCGCTGGTTCCCGGCCGACGACAGGGTGCTGTTTTCCAAGGATCAGGGCGGTAACGAGCTGGATCATGTGTATGTGCGCGAACTCGATGGCAGCATCCGTGATCTGACCCCGGGCGATAATACCCGAGCCTCCTTTGCCGGCTTTACCGAAGACGGTAAGTCATTCTTTATCCTCACCAATGAGCGCGATCCCAAGTTTATGGATCTGTACCGCTACGATGCGTCCAGCTACGAGCGCACCCGGGTATTCCAAAACGATCAGGGCTTTTCGCTTGGGGATATAGATAAGAGTGGCCGCTTTGTGGCGCTGAACAAATCCGTCAGCAACAAAGATAGCGACATCTACTTGCTGGATTTGCGCAGCCGCAGCCTTAAACCCGTGATGGTAAGTGAGCCAGACCTCGAGGCCTCTGAAGGAGTGAAGAGCTTCTCGCCGGATGGCCGCACCCTGTATTACAGCAGCAATGCCAAGTCTGAATTCGATGAGGTGTGGGCCTACGATATTGCCTCTGGCAAGCGCACCAAGGTGGCCTCGGAAGACTGGGATATCCTCTACTATGGCTTCTCTGAAAGTGGCCGTTATCAGGCGATGGCGGTGAATGCCGATGCCCGAACCGAGGTCAGCATCACAGATACCCAAACCGGCAAGGCGTTGGCGCTGCCACCGCTGCCTGCGGGTGATATTCGTGGCGTGAGTTTTTCCAAAGACGATAAAACCATGGTGTTTTATCTGAACTCAGACATTTCGCCTTCGGATCTCTACGTTTGGCGTGTTGGCGAGCCGTCGGTGAAGCGCCTGACCAATGCTCTGAGCGCGGATATCGATCGCAATAGCCTGGTGGCCTCCAAAGTGGTGCGTTACAAGAGCTTCGATGGCCTTGAAGTGCCAGGGCTGCTGTATCAGCCCAAGCTGGCCCATGGCGCCAAACCGGCACCGGCCATTTTGTGGGTTCACGGCGGCCCGGGTGGCCAGAGCCGCAGCGGCTACAGCCCTACCATCCAGCATCTGGTGAACCATGGATATACGGTGTTTGCGGTTAACAACCGTGGCAGCTCAGGTTACGGCAAAACCTTCTTCCATCTGGATGATAAAAACCATGGTGAAGGCGATCTGCAGGATATGGTGTGGGCCAAAAAATATCTGCAAAGCCTCGACTGGGTAGACAACGACCGCATCGGCATTGTCGGCGGCAGCTACGGTGGCTTTATGGTGGCCGCTGCGCTGGCCTTCACTCCGGAGGAATTCAAGGTCGGTATCGATATCTTTGGAGTTACCAACTGGGTACGTACCCTGAACTCAATACCGCCCTGGTGGGAGAGTTTCCGCAAGTCGCTCTACGATGAAATGGGCGATCCGGCCACCGATGGCGAGCGCCACAAGGCGATTTCACCCCTGTTCCACGCCAGCAATATAGTGCGGCCGCTGATGGTTATTCAGGGCGCCAACGATCCAAGGGTATTGCAGGTGGAAAGCGATGAGCTGGTGGAAAAAGTCCGCGCCAATGGGGTGCCGGTGGAATATGTGCTGTTTGATGACGAAGGCCACGGCTTTACCAAGAAGGCCAACAGAATTGCGGCTTCCGAGGCGTATCTTAAATTCCTTGATACCTACTTAAAGCCCTGA
- a CDS encoding DUF4382 domain-containing protein, translating into MKFTQTLIAVTLTSLLAACGGGGDDTPQVQMGSFSLGVSDNPADATEVNIAFKQVVLKNASGTYSFNVANNGAAKQVDLLSFQGASAETLVEGVQVPVGEYQMCIYMENRETVDTASSFVKTNDGNDHGLVTNSNGSCGGTGAEDADTGRLFFNKSFTIAAGANDYVAEFDLARGIQAPHGNKDYWTLKPTSVQLVNRAEVGNIEGLIGPDTIAACETAAGGSEFAGAVYLYDAGTVLENMSDIRAQVTEPMVAPLAVARVNDITDEAGNLTGHGYEFGYVVTGSYALGYTCVAQNDDPEADNAPTDEVAPFFIHADEQDVTVTQGATSSRNFPADYTPAG; encoded by the coding sequence ATGAAATTCACCCAAACTCTGATTGCCGTCACCCTGACCTCCTTGCTTGCCGCATGCGGCGGCGGTGGCGATGACACCCCTCAGGTACAGATGGGCAGCTTCAGCCTGGGCGTATCGGATAACCCAGCCGATGCGACCGAGGTTAATATCGCCTTCAAACAAGTGGTATTGAAAAATGCCAGCGGCACTTACTCCTTCAACGTGGCAAACAACGGCGCCGCCAAGCAGGTTGACCTGCTGTCGTTCCAGGGCGCTTCAGCCGAGACCCTGGTCGAAGGCGTGCAGGTACCGGTTGGCGAATACCAGATGTGTATCTACATGGAAAACCGCGAAACCGTGGATACCGCCAGTTCATTTGTGAAAACCAACGATGGCAACGACCATGGTCTGGTGACCAACAGCAACGGCAGCTGCGGTGGCACAGGCGCCGAAGACGCCGACACCGGTCGCCTGTTCTTCAACAAGAGCTTCACTATCGCCGCCGGTGCCAACGACTACGTTGCCGAGTTTGACCTCGCCCGTGGTATTCAGGCGCCCCATGGCAACAAAGACTACTGGACCCTCAAGCCGACCTCGGTACAGCTGGTTAACCGCGCCGAAGTTGGCAACATCGAAGGTCTGATTGGCCCTGACACCATCGCCGCCTGTGAAACCGCGGCCGGTGGCAGCGAGTTTGCCGGTGCTGTGTACCTGTACGATGCAGGCACTGTACTGGAAAACATGAGCGACATCCGTGCTCAGGTTACCGAGCCCATGGTTGCCCCGCTGGCCGTAGCCCGCGTGAACGACATCACCGATGAAGCCGGTAACCTAACTGGCCATGGCTACGAGTTTGGCTATGTGGTGACCGGCAGCTATGCCCTGGGTTACACCTGCGTGGCCCAGAACGACGATCCTGAAGCCGACAATGCGCCCACAGACGAAGTTGCCCCCTTCTTCATCCACGCCGATGAGCAGGACGTAACTGTCACCCAGGGCGCCACCAGCAGCCGTAACTTCCCTGCCGACTACACCCCAGCGGGTTAA
- a CDS encoding LysR family transcriptional regulator: MDLNRVQLFAAVVEQGSFTAAAAQLGVTKATVSRKVAELEKDAGVQLLFRTTRALKLTEAGNNYYNRINRILSELQLAEEQLSASQQQIRGTLKVICPIELGQLYLGRVLARFLMQYPEINIETELTNRRVDVMEEGIDMLFQISDVKDTRLTSHALIRAEKILLASPDYLARFGTPKVPADLVHHRAIRLTSAHIDGVWRIFDGEQWQVFEPEAQLTVNNVTLAREAALEGVGIAAVPTLIAKDAIEAGQLVPVLEDFPMQQAKITLNYPQRAYLPRRYRVFIEFVFTHLFERFGDEVLEVPDFIKR, encoded by the coding sequence ATGGACTTAAATCGGGTACAGCTGTTTGCCGCAGTGGTGGAACAGGGCAGCTTCACCGCGGCCGCCGCCCAGCTTGGCGTTACCAAGGCCACCGTCAGTCGTAAAGTTGCCGAGCTGGAGAAAGATGCCGGAGTGCAGCTGCTATTTCGCACCACCCGCGCCCTCAAGCTCACCGAGGCAGGTAACAACTACTACAACCGCATCAATCGGATTTTGTCTGAGCTGCAACTGGCCGAAGAACAGCTGAGTGCCAGCCAGCAGCAAATTCGCGGCACCCTCAAGGTCATTTGTCCCATCGAATTGGGGCAGCTGTATCTTGGCCGGGTGTTAGCGCGCTTTTTGATGCAATACCCTGAAATTAATATTGAAACTGAGCTGACTAACCGCCGGGTAGACGTAATGGAAGAAGGCATCGATATGCTGTTTCAGATTTCCGATGTCAAAGACACCCGGCTGACAAGCCATGCGCTGATCCGCGCCGAAAAGATTTTGCTCGCCTCACCGGATTATCTGGCCAGATTCGGCACGCCAAAGGTCCCGGCCGATCTGGTACATCACAGAGCCATTCGGCTGACCTCGGCCCATATCGATGGCGTGTGGCGCATTTTCGATGGCGAGCAGTGGCAGGTGTTTGAGCCCGAGGCGCAGCTCACGGTCAATAATGTCACCCTGGCGCGGGAAGCGGCCCTCGAAGGTGTGGGGATCGCCGCCGTACCCACCCTGATAGCCAAAGATGCCATTGAGGCCGGGCAACTGGTGCCTGTGCTGGAAGACTTTCCCATGCAGCAGGCGAAAATCACCCTTAATTACCCCCAACGCGCCTACCTGCCGCGGCGCTACCGGGTGTTTATCGAATTCGTGTTTACCCATTTGTTCGAGCGATTTGGCGATGAGGTGCTGGAAGTGCCAGACTTTATCAAACGCTGA
- a CDS encoding HlyD family secretion protein, with protein MSKSKLWVLLPVLAIVGGGLYLWHSLRFIERTDNAYVEADISQVSVKVPGLVVESRVQDNQHVLAGALLARLDDSEYRARVAQSEARLANVSAELATLEAKINLQGALIAQARAGVQAADAEHKRVKQQLVRASELRRRDYSSQDDVDRLSAELDGATARTEESQASLDAREQELAVLVAERNQLNASHAEAVAGLSLAKLQLKDTEIRAPFDGVVGKRGAFVGQYVQPGQALFSLVPDGAMWITANFKETQIHGMKPGQPVTVSLDAFPDHEFHGVIDSLSPASGAKFSLLPAENATGNFTKIVQRIPVRIRLEMSEEQAHVVPGLSAVVSVDTQLAPNQALTASR; from the coding sequence ATGAGCAAATCAAAACTCTGGGTGCTGTTACCTGTGCTGGCCATAGTTGGCGGTGGCCTGTATCTGTGGCACAGCCTCAGGTTTATTGAACGCACTGATAACGCCTATGTGGAAGCCGATATTTCTCAGGTCAGCGTGAAGGTGCCGGGGCTGGTGGTGGAGTCGCGGGTGCAGGACAACCAGCATGTGCTCGCCGGCGCCCTGCTTGCCCGCCTCGATGACAGCGAATACCGCGCCAGGGTGGCACAGAGCGAGGCGCGTCTGGCCAATGTCAGTGCCGAACTTGCCACGCTGGAAGCCAAGATAAATTTGCAGGGCGCCCTCATCGCCCAGGCCCGTGCCGGGGTGCAGGCGGCCGATGCTGAGCACAAGCGGGTGAAGCAACAACTGGTGCGTGCCAGTGAGCTGCGCCGCCGTGACTACAGCTCCCAGGACGATGTGGATCGCCTGAGCGCCGAGCTCGATGGCGCCACAGCCCGTACTGAAGAGAGCCAGGCATCGCTGGATGCCCGTGAGCAGGAACTGGCGGTGCTGGTGGCCGAGCGCAATCAGCTCAATGCCAGCCATGCCGAAGCTGTGGCTGGATTAAGCCTGGCCAAATTGCAGCTTAAAGATACCGAAATCCGCGCCCCCTTCGATGGGGTGGTGGGCAAGCGCGGCGCCTTTGTCGGCCAGTATGTGCAGCCGGGGCAAGCGCTTTTCAGTTTGGTGCCGGACGGGGCCATGTGGATCACTGCCAATTTCAAAGAAACGCAGATCCACGGGATGAAACCCGGTCAGCCGGTGACAGTGTCACTCGACGCGTTTCCCGACCATGAATTCCATGGAGTCATCGACAGCCTGTCGCCGGCTTCCGGTGCCAAATTCAGCCTGCTGCCGGCAGAGAACGCCACCGGCAACTTCACCAAGATTGTGCAGCGTATTCCGGTGCGGATCCGGCTGGAAATGAGTGAAGAGCAGGCCCACGTAGTGCCCGGCCTCAGCGCCGTGGTGTCGGTGGATACCCAGCTGGCCCCCAACCAGGCGCTGACGGCGAGCCGCTGA
- a CDS encoding DHA2 family efflux MFS transporter permease subunit: MSHSVSVPGHAPGDKSDIAIDYGVGSRRAWIAVMGGLIGAFMAILDIQITNASMKEIQGSLGATLEEGSWISTAYLVAEMIAIPLSGWLSTGLSVRRYLLWSTSAFIVSSLLCSMAWDLNSLIAFRAMQGFFGGALIPLAFRLIVECLPQEKRATGMALFGVTATFAPSIGPTLGGWLTEHFSWHFLFYINLPPGLLVLAMLGWGLEKQPIDWSKLTQVSLGAILTMALGLGCLEVVLEEGNRKDWFGSDLILNLAIVAAINLVLFVVLQLRSRSPLVNLRLLAQRDFALSSVAYFLLGLGLFGAIYLIPLYLSQIHNYSALEIGKVIMWMGFPQLLILPLVPRLIERWDPRYLAAWGFLLFALSYYLNSHMTADFAGEQMIVAQIVRAMGQPFVLVPIGIIATMHLKPQDSASASTLLNLIRNLGGACGIALVATMLDNRAREHLAYLKESVPAVSASVQQHLSAQASSLFASGIDPVSADAMARKLFGDTLTREAFMQAYNDVFFAIGMLLGLAVVAVLLIRPRGKQAPGANAGEMH, from the coding sequence ATGAGCCACTCTGTTTCCGTGCCCGGTCACGCCCCGGGCGATAAATCTGATATTGCCATCGACTACGGGGTCGGCAGCCGCCGCGCCTGGATTGCTGTGATGGGCGGCCTTATCGGCGCCTTTATGGCGATATTGGATATCCAAATCACCAATGCGTCGATGAAGGAAATTCAGGGTAGCCTGGGGGCGACACTGGAAGAAGGCTCCTGGATTTCCACCGCTTATCTGGTGGCGGAGATGATTGCCATTCCGTTGTCCGGTTGGCTCAGCACCGGCTTGTCGGTGCGCCGTTATTTGCTGTGGAGTACCTCGGCCTTTATTGTCAGTTCGCTTTTGTGCTCCATGGCCTGGGATTTAAACTCGCTGATTGCCTTTCGGGCGATGCAGGGCTTTTTTGGTGGCGCGTTAATTCCCTTGGCCTTCAGGCTGATTGTTGAATGTTTGCCTCAGGAAAAGCGGGCCACAGGGATGGCGCTGTTTGGGGTAACGGCTACCTTTGCGCCGTCGATTGGCCCAACTCTGGGCGGCTGGCTCACCGAGCATTTCAGCTGGCATTTTCTGTTTTACATCAACCTGCCACCCGGACTGCTGGTGCTGGCCATGTTGGGGTGGGGGCTTGAGAAGCAGCCTATCGATTGGAGCAAGCTGACCCAGGTAAGTCTGGGGGCCATTCTGACCATGGCTCTGGGGCTTGGCTGCCTCGAAGTAGTGCTGGAAGAGGGCAACCGCAAAGACTGGTTTGGCTCGGATCTTATCCTGAATCTTGCCATAGTTGCGGCCATCAACCTGGTACTGTTTGTGGTGTTGCAGCTTAGAAGCCGGTCACCGCTGGTGAATCTCAGACTGCTGGCGCAGCGTGACTTTGCGCTGTCATCGGTGGCTTATTTTCTGCTGGGGCTTGGCCTGTTTGGTGCCATCTATCTTATCCCTCTGTACTTGTCGCAGATCCACAATTACTCGGCGCTGGAGATTGGCAAGGTCATCATGTGGATGGGCTTCCCGCAGCTGCTGATCCTGCCGCTGGTTCCCAGACTGATTGAGCGCTGGGATCCCCGTTATCTGGCGGCCTGGGGCTTTTTGCTGTTTGCGCTGAGTTATTACCTGAACTCCCATATGACCGCCGACTTCGCCGGTGAGCAAATGATAGTGGCACAAATTGTGCGCGCCATGGGGCAGCCCTTTGTGTTGGTGCCCATCGGTATTATTGCCACCATGCACCTGAAGCCCCAGGACAGTGCCAGCGCCTCTACGTTGCTGAATCTTATCCGAAATCTTGGCGGCGCCTGTGGTATTGCACTGGTGGCCACCATGCTCGACAACCGGGCGCGGGAGCATCTGGCCTATCTGAAAGAGTCGGTGCCGGCCGTCAGCGCCTCGGTGCAGCAGCATCTGTCGGCGCAGGCATCGAGCCTGTTTGCCTCGGGGATTGACCCTGTCAGCGCCGATGCCATGGCCCGCAAGCTGTTTGGCGATACCCTGACGCGGGAAGCCTTTATGCAGGCGTATAACGATGTGTTTTTTGCCATTGGTATGTTGCTGGGGCTGGCGGTTGTGGCAGTGCTGCTTATCCGTCCAAGGGGCAAACAGGCGCCGGGCGCCAATGCCGGTGAGATGCATTAA
- a CDS encoding GNAT family N-acetyltransferase, producing MQWQIKRFAELDALTLYQLLKLRVDIFVVEQSCPYPELDNKDLAPDALHLLGWRDDALVAYARILPPGVSYPEASIGRVAVAEAARGGGNARQLMAQAIEAALAQWPDAGIRIGAQQYLEGFYGSLGFAAVSDVYLEDGIPHLDMLFNKELMS from the coding sequence ATCCAATGGCAAATCAAACGCTTCGCTGAGCTGGATGCGCTGACGCTGTATCAGCTGCTTAAGCTCAGGGTCGATATCTTCGTGGTGGAGCAAAGCTGCCCTTATCCCGAACTGGACAACAAAGATCTGGCCCCGGATGCACTGCATCTGCTTGGCTGGCGTGACGATGCGCTGGTGGCTTACGCCCGTATTCTGCCGCCGGGCGTGAGTTATCCTGAGGCCAGTATTGGCCGGGTGGCGGTGGCCGAGGCTGCCCGTGGCGGCGGTAATGCGCGCCAGTTGATGGCCCAGGCCATAGAGGCGGCGCTGGCTCAGTGGCCTGATGCCGGGATCCGGATTGGTGCCCAGCAGTACCTCGAAGGCTTTTATGGCTCATTGGGTTTTGCAGCTGTCTCCGACGTCTATCTTGAAGATGGTATTCCCCACCTCGACATGTTGTTCAACAAGGAATTGATGTCATGA
- a CDS encoding putative quinol monooxygenase yields the protein MTQYVKNERQLVCVASFLAFPGKEEALIAALSSLIADTRREPGCIRYELNQSRDEPRRITFVEKFVDLQAFEEHCAKDAIQHYFHQVMPALVESYQVETYHEIIA from the coding sequence ATGACTCAATACGTGAAAAACGAGCGCCAATTGGTATGTGTTGCCAGCTTTCTGGCTTTTCCCGGCAAAGAAGAGGCGCTGATCGCTGCCCTGAGTTCGCTGATTGCCGACACCCGCCGCGAGCCGGGTTGCATCCGCTATGAACTTAACCAGAGCCGTGATGAGCCAAGACGCATCACCTTTGTGGAGAAGTTTGTCGACCTGCAGGCGTTTGAGGAGCACTGCGCCAAAGACGCTATCCAGCACTATTTTCATCAGGTCATGCCGGCGCTGGTGGAGTCGTATCAGGTAGAAACCTATCACGAAATCATCGCCTGA